The Asticcacaulis excentricus genome has a segment encoding these proteins:
- a CDS encoding lytic transglycosylase domain-containing protein, translating into MTKAFRTFNARSVTSWCRWMGGAALIALTAGMALSPVLAQDTTSAPRPYQAGLITEADRATLKQALEAARSKNFALAESLRGSLSDPVARKIVQWAIINTDGDIYGFAALDGARRDLWGWPREQKRQLAAEKQIGNGSLTPQQTIDWFKGAPPLSVDGAMALISAYERVGQTTEAAALARAWWRDQAFDATDQSRFQASFGRYLTTEDHKARLTTLLLGTQGPATNAMLPLVDETSRKVATAAMALRSGSAAGVTLYEQALAVSPRNPVLAYERLRSLRRAKLETLGFGLLADLPPAPASDAAMSNLWVERLSYFRAALKARNYQAAYEAMNGGGFPNGEKKAEGEFFAGWTALIRLNRPDLALPHFEKVREAGTSPITRSRAHYWLGRAYEARAQAGDAEKAHTHFVEGGQFIYAFYGQLAAEKAGVKAITLGKDPVPTAADRARFENRDMVKAAKILGQSGERDLFNALILALDDVLPSAEEQALLVDLAGTYGTQDLAMRAARVSQQRGFYLPERAYPLRALPAVKSPEGSFVLAITRQESGFDPMVRSGANARGMMQLIPPTAKGVARRMSLTYSDSMLYDPDYNMQLGAYHLGELVDRFGGSYVMAAAGYNAGPNRPPQWIIDCGDPRGETADPIAFIECAPFTETRNYMMRVMENNAVYRARLNGGTAPLTPMADLKRGMIIAYTPQTGDSEDTGSLPTGPVNYNDLKATSGN; encoded by the coding sequence ATGACCAAGGCTTTCCGGACATTCAATGCGCGCTCGGTGACGTCGTGGTGCCGCTGGATGGGCGGCGCGGCCCTGATCGCGCTGACGGCCGGGATGGCCCTGTCGCCCGTTCTGGCGCAGGATACGACATCGGCACCGCGTCCTTATCAGGCGGGGCTTATCACCGAAGCCGACCGCGCCACGCTGAAACAGGCGCTGGAGGCGGCGCGCAGCAAGAATTTCGCTCTGGCCGAGTCTCTGCGCGGCAGCTTAAGCGATCCGGTAGCGCGCAAAATCGTGCAGTGGGCCATTATCAACACGGACGGCGACATCTATGGGTTTGCCGCGCTCGATGGCGCGCGCCGTGATCTGTGGGGCTGGCCGCGCGAGCAGAAGCGCCAGTTGGCGGCCGAAAAGCAGATCGGGAACGGAAGTCTGACGCCGCAGCAGACCATCGACTGGTTCAAAGGCGCGCCGCCCTTGTCGGTCGATGGGGCTATGGCCCTGATCAGCGCCTATGAGCGCGTAGGTCAGACGACCGAAGCCGCAGCGCTGGCGCGCGCATGGTGGCGGGATCAGGCCTTTGACGCAACCGATCAGTCGCGCTTTCAGGCCAGCTTTGGCCGCTATCTGACGACAGAGGACCACAAGGCGCGCCTCACCACCCTGTTGCTGGGCACGCAAGGGCCCGCCACCAATGCCATGCTACCGCTGGTCGATGAAACCAGCCGCAAGGTGGCCACGGCCGCCATGGCCCTGCGCTCCGGTTCGGCGGCGGGTGTCACCCTGTACGAACAGGCGCTGGCCGTCAGCCCGCGCAACCCGGTGCTGGCCTATGAGCGCCTGCGTTCGCTGCGCCGCGCCAAGCTGGAGACGCTGGGCTTTGGCCTGCTGGCCGACCTGCCGCCTGCCCCGGCGTCGGACGCGGCCATGAGCAATCTGTGGGTCGAGCGCCTGTCCTATTTCCGCGCCGCGCTCAAGGCCCGCAACTATCAGGCCGCCTATGAGGCGATGAACGGCGGCGGCTTCCCCAACGGCGAAAAGAAGGCCGAAGGCGAGTTTTTTGCCGGATGGACCGCCCTGATTCGCCTCAATCGCCCCGATCTGGCCCTGCCCCACTTCGAAAAAGTCCGCGAAGCCGGCACCTCGCCCATTACCCGCAGCCGCGCCCACTACTGGCTGGGTCGCGCCTATGAGGCCCGCGCCCAAGCCGGTGACGCCGAAAAGGCGCACACCCATTTCGTCGAAGGCGGTCAGTTCATCTACGCCTTCTACGGTCAACTGGCCGCCGAAAAGGCCGGTGTGAAGGCCATCACCCTGGGCAAGGACCCCGTGCCGACCGCCGCCGACCGTGCGCGTTTTGAAAACCGTGACATGGTCAAGGCCGCGAAGATTCTGGGGCAGAGCGGAGAACGCGACCTGTTCAACGCCCTGATTCTGGCGCTGGACGACGTGCTGCCGTCCGCCGAGGAGCAGGCCCTGCTGGTCGATCTGGCCGGGACCTATGGCACGCAGGATCTGGCCATGCGCGCGGCGCGCGTCTCTCAGCAACGCGGCTTCTACCTGCCCGAACGCGCCTATCCGCTGCGTGCGCTGCCCGCTGTCAAATCGCCCGAAGGCTCTTTTGTACTGGCCATCACCCGTCAGGAATCGGGCTTTGACCCGATGGTGCGCTCGGGCGCCAATGCGCGCGGCATGATGCAACTTATACCCCCCACCGCAAAAGGCGTGGCGCGGCGCATGTCGCTGACCTATTCCGACTCGATGCTGTACGATCCTGACTACAATATGCAGTTGGGGGCCTATCACCTCGGGGAACTGGTGGATCGCTTCGGCGGTTCCTACGTCATGGCCGCCGCTGGCTACAATGCCGGGCCGAATCGTCCGCCGCAGTGGATCATCGACTGCGGCGATCCGCGTGGCGAAACGGCCGACCCCATCGCCTTTATCGAGTGCGCCCCCTTTACCGAGACGCGCAACTACATGATGCGGGTAATGGAAAACAACGCCGTCTATCGCGCCCGCCTCAATGGCGGCACCGCGCCCCTGACGCCAATGGCCGACCTGAAACGCGGCATGATCATCGCCTACACACCGCAAACGGGCGACAGCGAGGATACGGGCAGCCTGCCAACCGGACCGGTCAACTATAATGACCTGAAAGCGACGTCAGGGAACTGA
- a CDS encoding ABC transporter ATP-binding protein: MIETHSLSVRLGQTEAVRDVSLRFEPGRLYGLVGPNGSGKTTLLRALAGLVAPSEGAVRIDDHALSSLSLSERAARIGYLPQTRSISWDLAVREIVQLGAQRFRDAEARAEAALRDVGLSEAAHRRVFSLSGGQKARVLLARLLATDCPVLLLDEPLTALDPAWQRQGLGVLKAAAARGHVVIASLHDLGLAAAFCDAVCVMHDGRVAGFGAPEEVFTPPLLAEVFHLNGGFRPSDDGPALHLAASPVSSLTSLSGHYS; the protein is encoded by the coding sequence ATGATCGAGACACACAGCCTTAGCGTCCGTCTGGGGCAGACCGAAGCCGTCCGCGACGTGTCTCTGCGTTTCGAGCCCGGACGCCTTTACGGGCTGGTCGGGCCGAATGGGTCGGGCAAGACAACGCTTTTGCGGGCGCTGGCGGGGTTGGTGGCGCCGTCAGAGGGTGCCGTGCGGATCGACGATCACGCCCTGTCGTCCCTCTCCCTGTCCGAACGCGCGGCGCGGATTGGCTATCTGCCGCAGACGCGCAGCATCAGTTGGGATCTGGCGGTGCGTGAGATTGTGCAACTGGGCGCGCAGCGCTTTCGCGATGCCGAAGCGCGCGCCGAGGCCGCATTGCGTGACGTGGGCTTGAGCGAGGCGGCGCATCGGCGGGTCTTTTCGTTGTCGGGCGGGCAAAAGGCGCGGGTGCTGCTGGCGCGGTTGCTGGCGACGGACTGTCCGGTCCTGCTGCTCGATGAGCCCCTGACGGCGCTTGATCCGGCATGGCAGCGTCAGGGGTTGGGTGTGCTGAAGGCCGCCGCCGCACGCGGCCATGTCGTGATCGCCAGCCTGCACGATCTGGGGCTGGCGGCGGCCTTCTGCGATGCGGTGTGCGTCATGCACGACGGGCGCGTGGCGGGGTTTGGCGCGCCTGAAGAGGTCTTCACACCGCCTTTGCTGGCTGAGGTTTTCCACCTGAACGGTGGGTTCCGCCCCAGTGATGACGGCCCCGCCCTGCACCTTGCGGCCAGCCCGGTCAGTTCCCTGACGTCGCTTTCAGGTCATTATAGTTGA
- a CDS encoding FecCD family ABC transporter permease, whose amino-acid sequence MKIGIILALSAALLLVLLMGMGEVALRPADYAEALRAPGSLAGDILWQIRLPRNLCALLVGAMLGVAGAVAQGYFRNPLAEPGLMGVSGGAGLGAAVAIVLGLGLTPGAVEGFALLFAGGVSLIILAFVSRFPDRQALILLGVGLSSLTGALMALVFNLSPSPVTTAEILGWMMGSVENRSWTDAAMAAGGLLLSALMLWRVGPGLRLLTLGEDTARSQGVDLRQLAALSVVAISVLAGLAVAVSGVIGFVGLAAPHLVRGLGVRDPYRLIAPSGLAGGVMVLLADGAVRLLPTSTDIRLGVLTSLIGAPLFAILAWKSAKEWVQG is encoded by the coding sequence TTGAAAATAGGAATCATTCTGGCCCTTTCGGCGGCTCTGTTGCTGGTCCTGCTGATGGGCATGGGCGAGGTGGCGCTGAGGCCCGCCGACTATGCCGAGGCCTTGCGCGCGCCCGGCAGTCTGGCCGGAGACATCCTGTGGCAGATACGCCTGCCGCGTAATCTGTGTGCGCTGCTGGTCGGGGCCATGTTGGGGGTGGCCGGCGCGGTGGCGCAGGGCTATTTCCGCAACCCGCTGGCCGAGCCCGGCCTGATGGGCGTGTCGGGCGGGGCCGGTCTGGGGGCAGCGGTCGCCATCGTGCTGGGGCTGGGCCTGACGCCCGGCGCGGTCGAAGGCTTTGCCCTGCTGTTTGCCGGCGGCGTTTCGCTGATTATTCTGGCCTTTGTCAGCCGCTTTCCGGATCGGCAGGCCCTGATTCTTCTGGGGGTCGGTTTGTCGAGCCTGACCGGGGCGCTGATGGCGCTGGTCTTCAATTTGTCGCCCTCGCCGGTGACCACCGCCGAAATTCTGGGCTGGATGATGGGCTCGGTCGAAAACCGTAGCTGGACGGATGCGGCCATGGCGGCGGGGGGGCTTTTGCTGTCCGCGCTTATGCTGTGGCGGGTGGGGCCGGGCCTGAGGTTGCTGACGCTCGGCGAAGACACGGCGCGCTCGCAAGGCGTCGATCTGCGCCAACTGGCGGCCCTGTCGGTTGTCGCCATCAGCGTACTGGCCGGGCTGGCCGTCGCCGTGTCGGGAGTAATCGGCTTTGTCGGGCTGGCCGCGCCACATCTGGTGCGGGGTCTGGGCGTGCGCGACCCCTATCGACTGATCGCGCCTTCTGGACTGGCGGGCGGGGTAATGGTGCTGCTGGCCGATGGCGCGGTGCGCCTGCTGCCGACCTCGACGGATATTCGACTGGGGGTGCTGACCTCGCTGATCGGCGCGCCGCTGTTCGCAATTCTGGCCTGGAAAAGCGCGAAGGAATGGGTGCAGGGATGA
- a CDS encoding ABC transporter substrate-binding protein: protein MRVVSLDMCADQYALALLPPDRILSLSPRARHQDSFYRARVGATPLRRPTLEALLALKPDALVRTWGGDARLIKQAQANGIKIIQINEISTFSEAEAEVKNVAAQLGVAQAGAREAQDMTAALAKVPVPERPRTVLYYTPSGFSAGAETWVGQVIGATGHRLVASQPYFYYLSPEVFLSEKAEVYALGFYEDAYAMRRAPGRHPLVRARIERAAQVTIPSPMLACSAWYAAFGLPELAEKIS, encoded by the coding sequence TTGCGTGTCGTATCTCTGGATATGTGCGCCGATCAGTACGCGCTGGCGCTCCTGCCTCCTGACCGTATCCTCAGCCTGTCGCCGCGCGCCCGCCATCAGGACAGTTTTTACCGCGCACGGGTCGGGGCGACCCCGCTGCGTCGGCCGACGCTGGAGGCGCTACTGGCGCTGAAACCCGATGCCCTTGTCCGCACCTGGGGCGGCGATGCCCGACTGATCAAGCAGGCACAGGCAAATGGCATAAAAATTATACAAATCAATGAGATTTCGACTTTTTCTGAGGCGGAGGCCGAGGTCAAAAACGTGGCAGCACAACTGGGCGTGGCGCAGGCCGGGGCACGCGAAGCGCAAGACATGACGGCGGCTCTGGCAAAGGTGCCGGTACCGGAACGCCCGCGAACGGTCCTCTATTACACCCCTTCCGGTTTTTCGGCGGGAGCCGAGACCTGGGTGGGTCAGGTTATCGGTGCGACCGGCCACAGGCTGGTGGCGTCGCAACCCTATTTCTACTATCTGTCACCCGAAGTGTTCTTAAGCGAAAAGGCGGAGGTCTATGCGCTGGGCTTCTATGAGGATGCCTATGCCATGCGGCGGGCGCCGGGGCGGCATCCGCTCGTGCGGGCGCGAATCGAGCGGGCGGCGCAAGTGACCATCCCCAGCCCGATGCTGGCGTGCAGTGCGTGGTACGCGGCGTTTGGCCTGCCTGAGCTGGCGGAGAAAATATCTTGA
- a CDS encoding glycosyltransferase, with amino-acid sequence MPPEPKRIAVEHAALADSARPNLYVVSDSARGIAALDPRFSAQSPPVVWQWASLMVLSLTLISGLWLAFDAVTQCLYGLCWALFMTNATFRLTASLTPRRPYTVPPLTDGQLPVYTVIVALYKEAAIAPQLICALEALDYPRHKLEILFALEDDDAETLIAFEGLLDRDRHPHRHHMRVVRVESGTPRTKPRALNLALSRACGDLMAIYDAEDIPASSQLREAAAAFADLPEDIACLQAPLRPAGSRGFIARQFAAEYAVHFDVLLPALHRFGLTFPLGGTSNHFRAPALKAVGAWDAHNVTEDADLAYRLVRCGYGCGLIEAPTRESPPEDTRAWLPQRTRWIKGHMQTLLVHTRSLSDLPVMTILGLMLSLGLNVFSALCYAPFMALTLAQGLLHLWQPDLGGIGLPDLILLVCGMGFAQIALDIGARRAGLKLSLWDRLGLPVYWGLQSFGALFALYQLVVRPFHWDKTEHAPSEAAMTNPS; translated from the coding sequence ATGCCGCCGGAACCTAAACGCATAGCCGTCGAGCACGCGGCCCTCGCCGACAGCGCGCGGCCGAACCTATACGTCGTCTCCGATTCCGCAAGAGGCATAGCCGCACTTGATCCGCGTTTTTCGGCGCAATCACCCCCGGTCGTCTGGCAGTGGGCGTCGCTGATGGTGTTAAGCCTGACGCTCATCAGCGGTCTGTGGCTGGCGTTCGATGCGGTAACGCAATGTCTTTACGGTCTGTGCTGGGCGCTATTCATGACAAATGCGACCTTCAGACTGACCGCCTCTCTCACCCCCCGCAGACCGTACACCGTCCCGCCCCTGACCGATGGCCAACTGCCCGTCTATACGGTGATTGTCGCCCTGTACAAGGAAGCGGCCATAGCGCCGCAACTGATCTGCGCCCTCGAAGCTCTCGACTATCCGCGTCACAAACTGGAAATTCTGTTTGCGCTCGAAGACGACGATGCCGAAACGCTGATCGCCTTTGAGGGCCTTCTGGACCGCGACCGCCATCCGCATCGCCACCATATGCGCGTTGTACGGGTCGAAAGCGGCACGCCGCGCACCAAGCCGCGTGCCCTGAACCTTGCCCTGAGCCGCGCGTGCGGTGATCTTATGGCCATCTATGACGCCGAAGACATCCCGGCATCGTCACAGTTGCGCGAAGCGGCCGCCGCCTTTGCCGACCTGCCTGAGGATATCGCCTGCCTTCAGGCCCCGTTGCGGCCCGCCGGGTCGCGCGGCTTCATAGCCCGGCAATTCGCCGCCGAATACGCCGTGCATTTCGACGTGTTGCTGCCGGCCCTGCACCGCTTCGGCCTGACCTTCCCGCTGGGCGGCACCAGCAACCATTTCCGCGCCCCAGCGCTGAAAGCCGTCGGAGCCTGGGATGCCCACAATGTCACCGAAGATGCCGACCTGGCCTATCGTCTGGTGCGGTGTGGCTATGGCTGCGGCCTGATTGAGGCCCCGACCCGTGAAAGCCCGCCTGAGGATACACGCGCCTGGTTGCCTCAGCGCACACGCTGGATCAAGGGCCATATGCAAACCCTGCTGGTGCACACCCGTAGCCTTAGCGATTTACCCGTCATGACCATCCTTGGTCTGATGCTGAGTCTTGGCCTGAACGTCTTCTCGGCCCTGTGCTACGCCCCGTTCATGGCGCTGACGCTCGCTCAGGGACTATTGCATCTGTGGCAACCCGATCTTGGCGGCATAGGCTTGCCCGATCTGATCCTTCTGGTGTGCGGGATGGGCTTTGCGCAGATCGCGCTCGATATCGGCGCCCGCCGCGCGGGCTTGAAACTCAGCCTATGGGATCGTCTGGGGCTGCCTGTCTATTGGGGCCTGCAATCCTTCGGCGCGTTGTTCGCGCTTTATCAGCTTGTCGTTCGGCCTTTCCACTGGGACAAGACCGAGCACGCCCCGTCCGAAGCCGCGATGACAAACCCCTCATAG
- a CDS encoding class I SAM-dependent methyltransferase translates to MTEISPTPLTLRTLPWRDYALIDSGKGLKLERYGDYLVIRPEPQCWWSPKYPELWDKADAVFDAENEDEDGGRWSFRRRPDEQWALGYDRVKFYGRFTAFRHLAFFPEQAANWAWQKTAIEARNDQPRVLNLFGYTGVASLVCAAAGARVTHVDASKKSVAYARDNAALSGMEDAPIRWIVEDARKYVQREVKRGSKYEGIILDPPKYGRGPTGEVWRLFEDLPELLDLCAQLLSDDAAFFLLNAYAARVSGPALAHLMAETIGQRHGRIDYGELTLCEDPKTPKGAKASPVAPREFGMSFFARWMKDPV, encoded by the coding sequence ATGACCGAGATCAGCCCGACGCCCCTGACCCTGCGCACCCTGCCGTGGCGCGACTATGCCCTGATTGACTCCGGCAAGGGACTGAAGCTCGAACGCTATGGCGACTATCTGGTCATCCGGCCGGAGCCACAATGCTGGTGGTCGCCGAAATATCCTGAGTTGTGGGACAAGGCCGACGCGGTTTTTGACGCCGAAAACGAGGACGAGGATGGCGGCCGCTGGTCCTTCCGTCGCCGCCCGGACGAGCAATGGGCCTTAGGCTATGACCGCGTCAAATTTTATGGCCGCTTCACCGCCTTCCGCCACCTTGCCTTCTTCCCGGAACAGGCCGCCAACTGGGCGTGGCAGAAGACCGCCATCGAAGCGCGCAACGACCAGCCGCGCGTCCTCAACCTGTTTGGCTATACGGGCGTCGCCAGCCTTGTCTGCGCCGCCGCCGGCGCGCGTGTCACCCACGTCGATGCCTCCAAGAAATCCGTCGCCTATGCCCGTGACAATGCTGCCCTGTCCGGCATGGAAGACGCCCCCATCCGCTGGATCGTCGAAGACGCCCGCAAATACGTGCAGCGCGAGGTCAAGCGCGGCTCCAAATACGAAGGCATCATCCTCGATCCGCCGAAATACGGACGCGGCCCGACCGGCGAAGTGTGGCGGCTGTTCGAAGACCTGCCCGAACTGCTCGACCTGTGCGCGCAGCTTCTGTCGGATGATGCGGCCTTCTTCTTGCTCAACGCCTATGCGGCGCGTGTCTCAGGCCCGGCCCTGGCCCATCTGATGGCCGAAACGATTGGCCAGCGTCACGGCCGTATCGACTATGGCGAACTGACTTTGTGCGAAGACCCGAAGACGCCCAAAGGCGCGAAAGCATCCCCGGTCGCCCCGCGCGAATTCGGCATGTCCTTCTTTGCGCGCTGGATGAAGGACCCGGTCTAA
- a CDS encoding TrmH family RNA methyltransferase gives MSIKQITSLTNQTIKDIRALHMRKEREATKQFLAEGLKIIIDALDQGIAPQILIYGKDADHHPLLQRAIDETLKARGQVLEVTRDILEKISRKENPQMVLAVFAQRIRRLSEIDPDSHEVWVALEQVRDPGNLGTIIRTADAAAIGGVILIGDCVDPFSVETVRATMGSIFALPIVKCTREEFIADRGRWTGSVVGTLLTAKHDHRSAPYKRPTLLLMGTEQSGLTPEIADTCDLHVKIPMRGRADSLNLSVATGIMIYAACGL, from the coding sequence ATGTCTATAAAGCAGATTACTTCCCTAACCAACCAGACAATCAAGGACATCCGCGCCCTGCATATGCGCAAGGAGCGCGAGGCCACCAAGCAGTTTCTGGCCGAGGGTCTGAAGATCATTATCGACGCGCTGGATCAGGGGATCGCGCCGCAGATCCTGATCTATGGCAAGGACGCCGATCACCACCCTCTGCTTCAGCGCGCCATTGACGAGACGCTGAAAGCCCGCGGGCAGGTGCTTGAGGTGACGCGCGACATCCTCGAAAAGATCTCGCGCAAGGAAAACCCGCAGATGGTGCTGGCGGTCTTTGCCCAGCGCATCCGGCGTCTGTCGGAGATTGACCCGGACAGCCATGAGGTCTGGGTAGCGCTGGAGCAGGTGCGCGATCCCGGCAATCTGGGGACCATCATCCGCACCGCCGACGCGGCAGCCATCGGCGGCGTCATCCTGATAGGGGATTGCGTCGATCCGTTCAGCGTCGAAACCGTGCGCGCCACCATGGGCTCGATCTTCGCCCTGCCCATCGTCAAATGCACACGCGAGGAATTTATCGCCGATCGCGGCCGCTGGACCGGCTCCGTCGTCGGCACCTTACTGACCGCCAAACACGATCACCGCAGCGCGCCGTACAAACGCCCGACGCTGTTGCTGATGGGCACCGAGCAGTCGGGCCTGACGCCGGAGATTGCCGATACCTGCGACCTGCACGTCAAGATCCCGATGCGCGGCCGCGCCGACAGCCTCAACCTGTCGGTGGCCACGGGCATTATGATTTATGCCGCCTGCGGCCTGTAG
- a CDS encoding glutathione S-transferase family protein has translation MITVHHLNNSRSQRVLWLLEELGLDYEIVRYQRDPDMFAPPELKAIHPLGKSPVITDNGLTIAETGAIVDYILDTYAQGRLVPEDPKARLLMRYWLHYAEGSAMPLLLLKLITSQLPAKVPGLIRPIAGLIAKGLEAKMVTPGLKTHLAFWETSLKDTGWFAGKALSAADIMMSFPVEAAVSRAGAGQSAVLRGFVERIHAREAYQRALSRGGPYDYA, from the coding sequence ATGATCACCGTCCATCACCTGAATAATTCGCGTTCGCAGCGCGTGCTGTGGCTTCTGGAAGAACTGGGTCTCGACTATGAGATCGTGCGCTATCAGCGCGATCCCGACATGTTCGCGCCGCCCGAACTGAAGGCCATCCATCCGCTGGGTAAGTCACCGGTCATTACTGATAATGGCCTGACCATCGCCGAAACGGGCGCGATTGTGGACTATATTCTGGACACCTATGCGCAAGGGCGACTGGTGCCCGAAGACCCCAAGGCGCGGCTTCTGATGCGCTACTGGCTGCACTATGCCGAAGGGTCGGCCATGCCGCTATTGCTGCTGAAACTGATCACCAGCCAGCTTCCGGCCAAGGTGCCGGGGCTGATCCGTCCGATTGCCGGGCTGATCGCCAAGGGGCTGGAGGCCAAGATGGTCACGCCGGGCCTGAAGACGCATCTGGCCTTCTGGGAAACGTCGCTGAAAGACACCGGCTGGTTTGCGGGCAAGGCCTTGAGCGCCGCCGACATCATGATGAGCTTTCCGGTCGAGGCGGCGGTGAGCCGCGCCGGAGCGGGACAGAGCGCGGTATTGCGGGGCTTTGTCGAGCGTATCCACGCCCGCGAGGCCTATCAACGCGCCCTGTCCCGTGGCGGGCCTTACGACTACGCCTGA